The genome window TTCACCTTGGAGAGACTGTAGGGCGCTTTTAGCGGCTTGCTCGCTAGTGGCATTAATTAAGTCGGCGATGGCTTCTGCTTGTGTTAAATCAAGCTTGTCATTCATAAATGCGCGCTCAGAAAACTCACCAGGCTTTGCTAAACGAACGCCCTCTATTTTACTAATTTCTTTAAGTAACATATCCAGTACTACAGGACCGCCGTGGCCTTGTAATTCAAGTACGTCTTCACCAGTAAATGAGTTAGGACCTGCAAAGTAAATGGCAATACCTTGATCAAGTTGCTCGCCAGCAAGGCTTTTAAATGGCACATAATCGGCGTAGCGAACTTTAGGTATTTTACCTACTACTTTTTCGGCGACACTTTTAGCAAGGCTACCTGAAACGCGAATAATACCAACACCACCACGTCCAGGTGCTGTTGCTTGTGCTGCAATTGTATCTTGATTGATCATGCTATTAATTTGCCAACGATGAGTAACTTTATGCCCGTATTGTAACCTATCGATTTATTTGTAGCGAATAGCTGTGGTGAAAAACAGGCAATAAAAAAGGCGACCGAAGTCGCCTTTATATAAGTAGGAGCTTAGTTAGCCTCTTACTTTAATTCCTTTCTTTTCCATGCCACGGTAGATGATTAACATCTGGACAATAGAAATAAGGTTAGACACTAACCAGTAAAGAACTAAACCAGATGGGAACCATAAGAAGAATACAGAGAAGATAACCGGCATAAAGGTCATCATTTTTTGCTGCATTGGATCAGTAACCGTCATAGGTTGTAGCTTTTGCGTTACAAACATACTCGCACCAAATAATATTGGCAATACGTAGTACGGGTCTTTCGCAGAAAGGTCAGTTAACCAAAAAATGAATTCAGCATGGCGAAGTTCAGTAGACTCTAAGAATACGTAGAACAAGGCTAAGAAAATTGGCATTTGTAGCAAAATAGGGAAACAGCCACCCATTGGGTTAACTTTTTCTTTTTTGTACATTTCCATAGTTGCTTGGCCGAACTTTTGACGGTCATCACCAAACTTTTCTTTAAGGGCTGCCATTTTAGGCTGTAGGGCACGCATTTTTGCCATTGAAGTGTATTGCGCTTTAGTAAGTGGGTACATTAACGATTTAACGATAATAGTGATGGCAATAATTGCTACACCCCAGTTACCTAAAATGCTGTGTAGCCATTTTAGCAATACAAATAAAGGTTGCGAGATAAAAAATAACCAACCGTAATCTACGGTTAGGTCTAGGTCTGGGTGAATCGCTTCAAGAATATCTGACTCTTTCGGGCCCATATAATAAGTAGCAGTTAGTATTTGCTCACTACCAGCTTGAATATTTACAGCGGGATCTTTAGCACCAATAATAGCGGCATTACTTTTTGTAATTAAGCTATAAAGTGTATTTGATTGATCCTGCATTGGAACCCAAGCACTTACAAAGTAATGTTGAATAAAGGCAACGTAACCACCTTGTGTGCTTTTATTTAGGTTTTTATCAGCCATATCTGAAAAACTATACTTTTCGTATTTTTCTTCATCAGTACCGTATGCAGCACCTAAATAGTTTTGATCAACCATGCTACCTTTTTCTTGTACGGTACGCTTAATTTGCGTGTATAGCTGTACTTGAAGAGGTGCGCTGGTAGTGTTGTTAATTTTGTATTCTAGGCCTACGTCATACTGACCTTTTTTGAATACATACGTTTTAGTAAAACTAACACCATTACTATCAGTAAACTGAAGTGGAACGCGAAGCTCATCACCCGTTAAGGTATATGATTTTTGTTCGGTACTATAAGTAGGGCGACCATTAGCTGATCCGTCAGGGCCATTTAAACCAATTAAGCCACTTTGTGAAAAGTATTGTTTGCCATCATCAAGCTGACCAAGAAGCATATAAGGCGTGTCACTGCCTTTTGTCTCTTCGTATTGAAGAAGGTCTGTTTCAACAATGTCACCGCCTTTGGTGTCAATTTTAACTTTAAAAACGTCAGTTGTAATTTCAATAACTGAACGCTTAGCTAAAGTTGCTGAAGCAGGTAACTCTGAATCTGACGATGAAGGAATATAATCATCCGACTCTGGTGAATTTGCTTGTAGTGTTTGTGTTGTGGCACTTGGATCGACTTTAGGCTTGTTGTAATCATTATCCCATTCTTGGAACAATAAAAACGACACTAGCATTAGGCCAATTAATAAAAACGTGCGTTGCGATTCCATAACAGCTCTTATTTCTCGTGTTGGTGGTTAATATGGGTTAATTTTTCAGGAACGGGGTCGTCTCCGCCTGAATGTAAAGGATGGCATTTTAATATGCGTTTTAAAGCTAACCAACTACCTTTTACCGATCCATGCAATTTAATTGCTTGAATAGCATAACTAGAACAGGTTGGATTAAAACGACAATG of Pseudoalteromonas arctica A 37-1-2 contains these proteins:
- the yidC gene encoding membrane protein insertase YidC, whose protein sequence is MESQRTFLLIGLMLVSFLLFQEWDNDYNKPKVDPSATTQTLQANSPESDDYIPSSSDSELPASATLAKRSVIEITTDVFKVKIDTKGGDIVETDLLQYEETKGSDTPYMLLGQLDDGKQYFSQSGLIGLNGPDGSANGRPTYSTEQKSYTLTGDELRVPLQFTDSNGVSFTKTYVFKKGQYDVGLEYKINNTTSAPLQVQLYTQIKRTVQEKGSMVDQNYLGAAYGTDEEKYEKYSFSDMADKNLNKSTQGGYVAFIQHYFVSAWVPMQDQSNTLYSLITKSNAAIIGAKDPAVNIQAGSEQILTATYYMGPKESDILEAIHPDLDLTVDYGWLFFISQPLFVLLKWLHSILGNWGVAIIAITIIVKSLMYPLTKAQYTSMAKMRALQPKMAALKEKFGDDRQKFGQATMEMYKKEKVNPMGGCFPILLQMPIFLALFYVFLESTELRHAEFIFWLTDLSAKDPYYVLPILFGASMFVTQKLQPMTVTDPMQQKMMTFMPVIFSVFFLWFPSGLVLYWLVSNLISIVQMLIIYRGMEKKGIKVRG
- the yidD gene encoding membrane protein insertion efficiency factor YidD, which translates into the protein MRLLKPLVALPTFCLVLFIRGYQKWISPLLGPHCRFNPTCSSYAIQAIKLHGSVKGSWLALKRILKCHPLHSGGDDPVPEKLTHINHQHEK